AGAAGAAAGAACATTAAATGGCTTTTCGAGATTATCATACCAAGTTCTATCCTTCAGATTTGCTTCCACTAAAGCACAAATGTGTGTTAAATCAGACGAAACGGCAAAACTCCGTTCTCACTTTTCTGCCTCAGCGATCTTCTCAATGCGGTATCTCTCGGCCTCGGCTGGTTTCCAGACTTTGGCCTCCAGTTCCTTTTCCCTGCGAGTGATCTCCTGCTCCTGTAGAGTGATCTGCTGCGTACGCTCCACAACCTGAACCTGCATCTTCTCCTCCTCAATACGCTGCTTCGTCTTGGCCACCTAATGCagatgaaggtgagtaaatacgTCAGATGCCACAGTTTGCAGTGAACTGGCAACCCTCATATTACCAGCTGAAATCCAAGTTAAATATCATTAGCTACCTGAAGCTGATAGGCCATTTCAGACTCCGCCTTCTTGGTGTTGACCTCAATGTCATAGGCGGCTTTCTTCAGCTCAAAGTCTCTCTGGGCTTTAGCCATCTCAATCTCATTCTTGTACTGAGCAGAGGTCTTCTCCTGCATGGCATGAGcctcctacacacacaaacaagcacatttACAGTTTTATCAGTTTTATCCATCACACCAATGTTCATACAACCAACAATGACAGAAATGTGTCAAATTTTCACCCTGATGACAGCATCCCTCCTGAACTGAGCTTCACCGATACGAGCGTCTCTTTGCACCTGAGCAGTACGAGCTTTACCCAGCGAGCTTAGATAATTCTGTAAGGAagtgatatacatatatacatattttattacgATTATCACCTTTTTCTTCCtataaattctatgggtctagctaTTTTTTTCAGCCTTgccttcacaaaaataaattacattttaaaatatttaaattaaaacagttcttttaaattgtaacaatacttcacaatactactgttttattATTCTGTTCCTGGTGACCATAaaagccttctttcaaaaacaaaacaaaacaaactcacaATGACTACAAgcatttgaatagtagtgtattttAGGGTGTGTGGCGCTTGACTAAAGTCACCTGATCATCATGCACATCTTTGAGCGTGTAGCTGACCACACCGATCCCCATGTTGACCAGGTCAGAGGAAGCCACCTTAAAGACCTGATCGGAGAACTTTTTACGGTCCTGATAGATCTCCTaccgagagaaagaaagagagattgtacaataaataacaaataatcaaCTAACAGCAGCAGAACAGTTAGTTGCATATCACATGTTTCAAGGTTGCTTGTTTATTTCAGCACCAAAACCCTCCAGTCCCCTTTGAAATCTTCTTCTAAAAGGTTGTTTCTTCCAGCTCTTTGTGTGTGATACAGAATACAAACAGCTCTTTTAGTATGTTGCAGTACCTCCACAGTCAGGTGGGCGATAATGGCTCTCTGATGTCCCTCAAGGGTCTCTAGGGCAATGTTAGCAATCTCACCCTCGGACTTCCCCATGAACATCTGACAGGCTGCGGCCAGCATTTCTTTATTCTGACCCTGGATCTTCACCTGCAGAACACACGAGCAGCGGTGCTTACAGACTGTACTATGTTATGTTCTACAGACGAGTGTAAAATGTGTCTCTCTCTAACCTGGGCAATGCCTGTAACTGAGATTGGTACTCCATGTCTGGTGTAGACCTTGT
This genomic stretch from Cyprinus carpio isolate SPL01 chromosome B16, ASM1834038v1, whole genome shotgun sequence harbors:
- the LOC109106491 gene encoding flotillin-1-like, with protein sequence MFYTCGPNEAMVVSGCGRSPPLLIAGGRVFVFPCIQQIQRISLNTLTLNVKSDKVYTRHGVPISVTGIAQVKIQGQNKEMLAAACQMFMGKSEGEIANIALETLEGHQRAIIAHLTVEEIYQDRKKFSDQVFKVASSDLVNMGIGVVSYTLKDVHDDQNYLSSLGKARTAQVQRDARIGEAQFRRDAVIREAHAMQEKTSAQYKNEIEMAKAQRDFELKKAAYDIEVNTKKAESEMAYQLQVAKTKQRIEEEKMQVQVVERTQQITLQEQEITRREKELEAKVWKPAEAERYRIEKIAEAEKLQLIMEAEAEAEAIRMRGEAEAFAVEAKGRAEAEQMVKKAEAFKQYKEGAMVDMLLEKLPLIAEEISRPLCAAQKVTMVSSGGSEVGVAKLTGEVLEIMSRLPSAVEKLTGVNISQALSTRMG